Proteins co-encoded in one Longimicrobiales bacterium genomic window:
- a CDS encoding TolC family protein: MSRQLLTLVLLLLAAGANAQETPSRTSADVPQSTHAPALTLEHAWAIAAERNPMLAATRAAVEASAAREASASLPPDPRVEIAAMNLSLPELSDDMPGAMAPSISAMQMIPIAGQLGLNGRIAEQSTQMADAEAAETWWMLRGRVAEAFYEIHEADAALEAMRETLAWLQQFEQVAVTRYTVGGGSQSDVLRAGVEVARMQADIARMEAMRTSAVARLNALLGRSATTPVDTVVLPALPDSTPDVPTLQAWAGADRPLLERGRIALEQARTRETLARREIWPDLSIGVQYGQRTADMGTERMGSVMLGFTVPIFAAQRQLRMRSEARAMQQMAEAELTDLGVQVAARIVELDAALDRARSLVRLYRTEVLPQAEANVTSALASYRVGSVDFMTLVDAQMGLNQYRRELAALVAEYGRTIADLEMTVGRVLPPATALMVEEP; encoded by the coding sequence ATGTCACGCCAGTTGTTGACGCTCGTGCTGCTGCTGCTGGCAGCCGGCGCGAACGCACAGGAGACGCCCTCGCGCACGTCCGCGGACGTGCCGCAGTCGACGCACGCGCCCGCGCTCACGCTCGAGCACGCCTGGGCCATCGCGGCGGAGCGCAATCCCATGCTTGCCGCAACACGCGCGGCCGTCGAAGCGTCGGCGGCACGTGAGGCCTCGGCGTCGCTGCCGCCGGATCCACGGGTCGAGATCGCAGCCATGAACCTGTCGCTGCCGGAGCTGTCCGACGACATGCCCGGCGCGATGGCGCCCTCGATCAGCGCGATGCAGATGATCCCGATCGCCGGGCAGCTCGGGCTGAACGGCAGGATCGCGGAGCAGAGCACGCAGATGGCCGACGCTGAGGCCGCGGAGACGTGGTGGATGCTGCGTGGCCGCGTTGCGGAGGCGTTCTACGAGATCCACGAAGCGGACGCTGCCCTGGAGGCCATGCGCGAAACGCTCGCCTGGCTGCAGCAGTTCGAGCAGGTCGCGGTCACGCGCTACACCGTGGGCGGTGGCAGTCAGAGCGACGTGCTCCGTGCCGGTGTCGAGGTCGCGCGCATGCAGGCCGATATCGCGCGCATGGAGGCGATGCGCACGAGCGCCGTGGCGCGGCTGAACGCGCTGCTCGGCCGGTCCGCCACGACACCCGTGGACACGGTCGTCCTTCCTGCACTGCCCGATTCCACTCCCGACGTTCCGACGCTGCAGGCGTGGGCCGGCGCAGACCGCCCGCTGCTCGAGCGCGGGCGCATCGCCCTGGAGCAGGCGCGCACGCGCGAAACGCTCGCGCGTCGTGAGATCTGGCCCGACCTCTCGATCGGCGTGCAGTACGGCCAGCGGACGGCCGACATGGGCACCGAGCGGATGGGCAGCGTCATGCTCGGCTTCACTGTGCCGATCTTCGCCGCGCAGCGGCAGCTCCGCATGCGCAGCGAAGCGCGAGCAATGCAGCAGATGGCCGAGGCCGAGCTCACGGATCTCGGCGTGCAGGTCGCCGCGCGCATCGTCGAGCTCGATGCGGCACTGGACCGGGCACGCAGCCTGGTCCGGCTGTATCGCACGGAGGTCCTGCCCCAGGCGGAGGCGAACGTCACCTCCGCGCTCGCCTCGTACCGCGTCGGCAGTGTGGACTTCATGACCCTCGTCGACGCGCAGATGGGACTGAACCAGTACCGCCGTGAGCTCGCAGCCCTGGTGGCGGAGTACGGCCGGACGATCGCTGATCTCGAGATGACCGTGGGCCGCGTGCTGCCGCCCGCGACCGCACTGATGGTGGAGGAGCCATGA
- a CDS encoding efflux RND transporter periplasmic adaptor subunit, whose protein sequence is MKTRSTGARRTLLIALPLAALAAAVAFALVGRQGGEDARAVAAQAADPHGGHVMPEAQADAGSAGETDPHAGHDMTPGGEVQLTPEMARTLGVSVVAAEIAPVSRAIRATGTVAYDERRLATVTSKYSGFIEKLYVDFTGQAVRRGQPMFDVYSPELIAAQEELLGALRMRAQLDDGAADAVRSRAETLVDAARRRLLLWDVPREQVERIERSGAAQRTLTFHAPASGFVTEKLVQNGQAIEAGMPLYRVADLAAVWVEADIYEQDIRFVHVGAPATVEINAYPGEPGHGRVSYVYPEVRADTRTTRVRIELANPGARFRPGMYATVGIDVPVTERAVLVPRDAVMYSGTHAMVFVQHAPGVFRAHEVVTGSDAAGRTQILSGLEPGDMVVAHANFLLDSESRLTESMGAMPGMNH, encoded by the coding sequence ATGAAGACACGGAGCACGGGCGCGCGCCGCACACTGCTCATCGCGCTGCCCCTCGCGGCGCTGGCTGCAGCCGTCGCGTTCGCCCTGGTCGGTCGGCAGGGCGGTGAAGACGCGCGGGCCGTCGCTGCGCAGGCCGCCGACCCGCACGGCGGGCATGTCATGCCCGAGGCGCAGGCTGATGCCGGGAGTGCGGGGGAGACGGACCCGCATGCCGGGCACGACATGACGCCGGGCGGTGAGGTTCAGCTCACGCCCGAGATGGCGCGAACACTCGGCGTCAGTGTGGTCGCGGCGGAGATCGCGCCGGTGAGCCGCGCGATCCGCGCAACCGGAACCGTCGCCTACGACGAGAGGCGACTCGCGACCGTGACGTCGAAGTATTCCGGCTTCATCGAGAAGCTGTACGTCGACTTCACGGGGCAGGCGGTCCGGCGCGGGCAGCCGATGTTCGATGTGTACTCGCCCGAGCTGATCGCCGCGCAGGAAGAACTGCTGGGTGCACTGCGCATGCGCGCGCAGCTGGACGACGGCGCCGCGGACGCAGTGAGGTCGCGTGCGGAGACGCTCGTCGATGCGGCGCGACGTCGCCTGCTCCTGTGGGACGTGCCGCGTGAGCAGGTCGAGCGGATCGAGCGCTCCGGCGCGGCGCAGCGCACGCTCACCTTCCACGCGCCGGCGAGCGGGTTCGTCACCGAGAAGCTCGTGCAGAATGGCCAGGCAATCGAGGCGGGCATGCCACTCTACCGCGTCGCGGACCTGGCCGCCGTCTGGGTCGAGGCCGACATCTACGAACAGGACATCCGCTTCGTGCACGTGGGTGCACCGGCTACGGTGGAGATCAACGCGTATCCCGGGGAGCCCGGTCACGGGCGCGTGAGCTACGTCTACCCCGAGGTGCGTGCGGACACGCGCACCACGCGCGTCCGCATCGAGCTGGCCAACCCGGGCGCCCGCTTCCGGCCCGGGATGTACGCGACGGTCGGCATCGACGTGCCCGTGACCGAGCGCGCGGTGCTCGTGCCGCGCGACGCCGTCATGTACAGCGGCACGCACGCCATGGTCTTCGTCCAGCATGCGCCCGGCGTGTTCCGCGCACACGAGGTCGTCACGGGCTCCGACGCCGCCGGACGCACGCAGATCCTGAGCGGACTCGAGCCCGGCGACATGGTGGTCGCGCACGCCAACTTCCTGCTCGACTCCGAGAGCCGGCTCACCGAAAGCATGGGCGCAATGCCCGGCATGAACCACTGA